Within the Garra rufa chromosome 16, GarRuf1.0, whole genome shotgun sequence genome, the region TAACTCAGCGCTGCTAGTCtatatctcgaaattgtgactttttcctcaaaactgcgagtttatatctcgaaattgactttttttctcagaattgcatgatgcaaactcacaactgcgtgttactaagtcagaattgtgagtttattctgagaaaagtctaaattgcgtgatgtaaactcgaaattgctagttataaagtcagagttgttgACTTTATTTCGCGGAATTGcgactatctcacaattctgacattataacttgtaattgcgagtttataccatgcaattctgagaaaaaatctgaACTGCAAGATATACTGTAACTCAGAACTTCTAGACTATATCTtgaaattgtttctttttttactcagaaatgcgcgtttatatctcgaaattgtgactttttttctcagaattgcataatgcaAACTCACAACTGAGTGttactaagtcagaattgtgagtttattctgagaaaagtctaaattgcgtgatgtaaactcgaaattgctagttataaagtcagagttgttgACTTTATTTCGCGGAATTGcgactatctcacaattctgacattataacttgtaattgcgagtttataccatgcaattctgagaaaaaaatctgaactgcaagatataactcagaattgcTCATCTTaaatcttgtaattgtgacttttttttctcagaaatgtgagtttatatcttgaaattgtgactttttcttagaattgcgagtttatatctcgcagtttttactttataacatttgcaagtaataaagtcagaattttcttttttcgctcaaaattggactttataactcacaattccgagtttatatctaacaattcagagggaaaaaaagtcagaattgcgagtttgcatcatgcatttctgtgttattttttattcagtggtggaagtGGGCTTCCATAATTTactgcatctttgctaaataaaagtattaatttctttcaaaaaatctgaccccaaacttttgaatggtagagtACCTGAGCTGAAGGAATCCCTTTTCCAGCAAGCTTCCAACACATTTAATACTACGAATGAAACAAGCAAAGCTAGCAGCTTTGTTTCATGGAAAAAAAGGAAGTGTATTCTGTGCCATTAGCATTGCAATATTAATGCAACTCCTCATCTGTTACCGAGGATAATGTTATTTCTGATTCTACTAAAACTTATGGCCGTAATTGTGAGATTTTGAAGCTGTAGTCATAAGCGTATCATTCATGCATAATCAATGAGCTCCTATTCAGTCATCAGTCTCTTGGGCCAACTGTTTCCCTCTCGGCCACAAATGTGAGcgacacatttaaaaaataaatcctgGCCAGGGCCCAGTACTACTGGAAACATCTCAAATGTATGTCAACAAAACTAGCTTGAACATTTGGCATCCGCTCTGATGGTGTTTAATGAAGCGAACAGCGTGAACCAATAAACAGCTGTTCTGTGTAGAACGAGTCCTTGATTCTTTGGTGCTCGACTCAAGTAGGAATTAGTTCGATGACTAATTCAATAGTTGCACAGCCATTGGAACAGACCATCTCATTTTTAACCAACCCACATCACAGCTGTCCAATGTGTTTTCCAAGCACAAGAGTCATGTGTTTATCTTGTGTATGGATTATGATCAGAAAAATATCTAATTTTGTGGCGAAACCTCAGTTCAAATCAAAAAGTAAAGAAAATCTCCTCTGTGGTGCATGCATGTGATCTGATCAGAGACATGGGCACATAATGTGTCTCTGTCCTAGCTCTGAGAGAAGTATTCTAGTACGATACGTAGATGACCCAGTCTGTCCTTGAGGGAGGTCAGAGACAGAACGGTGGTCTGATAGGCTGGATCTAACTGCAGCACTGACAGCAGCCACCAGCACCAGGCCGGTCCATTAGCAGATGCCTGCAATGCACAAAAACACATTTGTTCTTGTTAGGAAGTTACTGTAAGATCTGTAGCTCTGCTAATAAAGCAATATTCTGTGGGCTCTGACCTGAATGTCGTCCTCTTTCTCAGGCATGATGCCGTACTGCCGGCTGATCTGCTCCTGAATGCGGCTGTTCAGACGATGGTACCACTCTCTCGCCTGCTGATACACGCTGTCATGGAGATGCTGCAGTAATTCAAGCTCGGCACCTTCGACCTAAACACAAATGCATGCAAATGTCAGGTAGACAAACAAGTAGAAGTTTTACTGTCAACCAGAGGATAAAATAATGCTTGTGTAATCATAATGTAGATGGGTTTGAAAAGCGCTTGAATTTGTTGACTAACAGGCAGTTAGTCACAAGCTCCTCTTCCTAATGTTTGCTGAATACTCTTGCAGTTAACACTAATTAATGTTAAGTATTTACTAGATATTAAATTTGCAGTGCTAACAAAAGGTTTCGTATTTACTGTCATTATAAGCAATCCATCACAGGCTCAGGCTTGTGAGAGCAGTAATAACTCTCTCTCATGAATCTTTAATAGATGCTTTTCATTTAATGCTTAATCATGACACCTGATTTAGGTGGTTAAGACACATACCCATAGGGAAAATGACTAAAAGATTAAAGCGTTTTAACAGAAAACCAGATTGCACGAAAATGTCACACTGTTGCCCAAAGCAtttcattaatgttttaaaacatttaactgcagaagtcattaaaataattaaaataattctaGTCTCATAACAGGATAAAGCAATATTAATACAATCCACCTTTATGCAAGCTGAATTTAAATCTTCTGGAAATCtttactaaaatgtttttaaaagagatCTATTTTGtatctttttacaatatgtaatacaagtctcaggtgtccccagaatgtgtgtTAAGTTTCAgcgtatttgtattattttaaaactgctcatttttgagtggaagcagaaacacgctgttcgcaatgtctctttaaatgcaaatgagctgctgctccccacccccttttccagaatagggctgtgcctttacagctcgtacctcagatacatgataaaaacatctgtttggttttgattaacATGTTTATCGTGTTGAAATCGTGTTTTAAACCAAAATCTTAGCGGCtcttttttcacatgcttgcagagaaaggcttaccaaaacagaGTTACTAGGTTgtccttttttcacattttctgggttggtagattaTAACACTTAAACTAGGTAAAAGTctgatttaatataaatattgaaatgttatgtttactatagtaaatgtattatatactatattattattatttgtgattGATACTTAATATGACAGGAACAGCTTGCTGTTACCACAGTTTACTATGGGAAAATATTTTTTAGAGTTTTTAGAGGAAATACAGAGTCAGCAGGCCATGCATAGGGTAAATTATAAAATGGAAGTGTGCAATCAGGAAACATCTCAGATAAACGAGAACAACTGTAACCTTTAAGACGAGAGGTGCAATTTCCTTTACAATAAGGGCTGTTTTATAGAAACTTGCTATCTAAAGGTTAAACTTTAAGCTAAGTAGGATCTGAGTAAGCTAACTGAAATCATCACGGTTACTAAACAGATTAGATATAATTCTTGAATTTCAGATGTTTCTGTAATAAAGCCCCACGAGCACAATTTCATTTACATTACAGGCAGCAAATTGTTGTATAATCTGGTTATACGGTTTGCATTTTGAATATTCACCATACAGTCTGACTTAACGCATATTAATGCTACTGTATTGCAATAAAGAGTCTGAGTTTTGATTTAGGGCAGTCTGTAACCTCTGACCTTATGGTCTTCCAGGTACTCAATATCAGCTGTGTGGTAGCCATCTCTCTGTCCTCTCCTGAGCACTCGAAAGCGACTTCCTCCCACTGTATCCACATAGGAGCGACCATCAGGAAGCAGTTCCAGATCCAAAATATCCAACATGCAGCCATAATCTGCAAAGCTGTGACAGGGAATTATGGTATCAAAACACTTGAAAGGCATTCCATATTTATTCTGTGTATAAATACGCACACTACTAACCCCAAGCATCCCCTGTATCCAAAATCGCCCCtaataccctcattcactattgtctacattagtccactcatacagttcacttaaaagagtgaatgaaaacgagtgagtgaattcagacACTGAGGGCACCAGAAGGACTACTGCATTTGCATAGTTTGCTTGCCGTTTAATAATCATTAAAACAggcagttccagtagtaagattaaaggatttatcttgaactctgtcacggaAATAATGTATAAACcgtagttaaacaatttaataatcaatttaaaattaatttgttcatGTGTTGTATtatgctgtattacgcagtggatgagcgcgttgtaaaatgaatggatagatgatTCAGCTGCGTGTGCCGTCTTCTGGCGAGACACTGTAATTCATTTGGCACAcaactctcacagtgcattatgggttatctctctacctgttgagtgtacatcggttgtacactaaTTTTTGCAGCGCATtgtaggggtgtaaatattaatcgattcgtatcgatgcatcgattatgcagccgccgattcaatgcatcgattcgtccgcgagagtatcgattaatgtgtttattttgccgcctgtttgttcacttgtctatttttagaatccgttccgacctgtcttttactgtctatggcaacgacgtaagcgtactacctactcctaagctgcgggtggcgccgctaacctcattattgtcttctacttcacacgtgttactttcgtttcacagtccatctatgatgttgttcatgttcacagaccCTCACGTTGTTGTatgactttcaagagcgatgattttgaactgattttgtggagtagtTTTCTctttgcagttcatctactgcaaaggatgtgtgaccattacctcttaataagatgcaaattatattttcaaaatgtaaccaattttgtataaatgaaactttttaaaacagtgaataggctaattggccatagtagacctgcactataagcattagcctttttttattattacaattcatctgattgcactttgtagatgcagtaactgttatatttgcagtgcattgagcacaactgctttagtgtaacatacacattatgtgagtagaatactgtttctgtattctcaataaaaggcaaattatttactgtttttgttgatttatttgaaacttaatagatatcatgtaaaaatatctagtattgaatcgaatcggatcgaatcgcatcgtatcacagggaattctgaagtatcgaaaataatcgaatcgttggcttaagaaatcggtatcgtatcgaatcgtcttgaaggctccgatttacacccctagcgcattgtgggattgaatgagtgcacttgaGAATgaccactatggtttcgaacaccacttaaaatggctgtcccctcaaatagtgccctatttgagggtatagggggcgaaaATCAGATACAGCCTTGTTGTTTCTAAATCTGTAAGGGTGCAGAAGTTAGCAGTTTATTTGTATACCCTTTGCCATGCTCGTAGCTGCACATGCCAAACTTTTTGGTGCCCGTCTCCATACATCGCCGCATCATCAGACGGTAACGAGGCTCAAAGATGTGCAGCGGACATGGGATGCCAGGGTACGCCACGGTGCACACAAAGATCGGGATGTCCTTAGTCAAACTAGAGATGAGAGGGgacaattaataaataattctgcTTTTGCATAAGTATTAAACTGCTTCTGGACTGCCAAAACCTTATAAATTTGAAAGGGGTAGCtcacaaaaaaaggaaaattctgtcattaataactcatgttgctccaaaccagTAAAATCTTAATTCAtcctcggaacacaaattaagatattttggtgaaatccgagagctttctgaccctgcatagacagcaatgcaactgacacattcaaggtcctgaaaggtagcaaggacattaaaatagtccatgcctttctgggcctttgaacatgtcagttcctgtctatgcagggtccgaaagttctcagatttaatcaaaaatatcttaatttgtgttccgaagatgaacaaaggtcttacgggtttggaatgacatgcgagtgagtaattaatgacagaattttaatttttgagtgaaccatccctttaagactgCTAGACATTTTAACCATCTTGTTTTATCCCATTTTAGTGAGAAAAGCACCATTTTGCAGATACTAGACTTGAGCATCATATGAATGTCAGTTGATAGGAACTTATAGCATTCAGTATATAGACAGGACTGCTGGTTTTCTTTTTATCACTGAGAGGGGCACTCACTTTGAGAGCTCTGCCATCTCCGCCTCATGCACCTGTTTCCTCTCAGCCAACTGCTGGGGGAAGAGGCGGGACATAATCTCCTGCAGCAGCACGGTGGGGTTATACTTCCTGTTCTTAAAATACTGTAATAGGAAGTAATGCGGTGAGACTTATGCTTCTAAGTAACATGAtttgctcagtttttttttttatgaaagcaCAGTATGATTGACTTGCATTAGAAGAATCAGACTACAAGGTCTTAATTCTTAACTCTGAGGCAAAGTGTTTCTCTCAAATGATGCAAACATGTCATTATTGTAAGAATCTATGTTTTAGTAGTACCTCCTGCAGTGGTTGTTTACAAAGTGGACAGCGTAGATTATGGTCCAGACTTCTCTCAATGCAGTTTTTGCAGAAGGTATGTCCACAGGGTGTTGTCACTGGCTCATAGAATAACCTTTAATCCATTGATCATGACAGAAGCGAAGATAAGAAGTggttaaataacaaataaaaacatgTGTAAGTGATATACAGTAACCTGAGAGACTGCTAGACATTTAACTTTTCATTGAGAACAGGATAATTTTGCAGATGCTGGTCCAAACACCAACAGCGGTGGAAAATTCAACTGATAAAAACCTTAATATTTTTCAGTCCATTTGAAAAACCACAAAACAAGAATAAAATGGTGTTATTTACCTTATATTAAATTACACTGCTTTACTAGTATTATAAAAGTATTGTGTCTTTAAGTGAGCAAGTTACTGCTGTAATCTAACATTTAAATACAAAGCTAAAGGAAATGAAAGTATCTGGTAGATGGAAATATATTGCCAGTGAAGCAGGACGCACTATAAATCTCTACTGACCTGATGCAGAGAGGGCACTCGAAGTCAGTCACAGTCAGAACGCTAAGGCAGGATTCTCTGCCCACACTGCACACAGCTACAGAATCAAACAAATACAATCAAGCTTGAATGGATGTCAGTTGTATTTGTTGTCTAATCATGCTAATGAGGGTGTAAAACCAAGAGAGTATTGTTTGGGCCTTGATTATGAAgtcaaatgtaataatatttatattaataataattatccatccatccattctcaAAACCACTTATCCTTTGTAGGGTTACAAGGATGCTGGAggctattattaataataataattaactatttaataataatgttaatatataAGCCATTATGTTTACCTGAACAAAGCCCAAATTAATCtagaaaatcaaaataaatatgatatgtTTAGTAAGATTATGTACTAACTAAATATTATTACCTTATTTTAGCTACCTTTTTCTTCCAGTaaggaataaattataaatatattttatgggtctggctttcagTCTCattccgcgtccagctatttttagctgtacaaaacagctttacctgtcttaccatattacttttatgtattatcttaattatgagcacactggtttgtaatgcaaaccgTTTTATGATTTACAACacgttattcttcttgttatttccctatagcggataatgaactggAAATCTCACCCATAGGTTTACTTCCTCATTAAAGGAGAAGGTGGATACTTAAGCAATAAAGCATAATATAATATGCTATACAGTGAATATAATCATGGCCAAAAAGCCAAAGCAGTACCACACAAACTGCTGAAAACTGAAACCATACTATACATACATTATCATGTATTCTTGGTTTATTGTGTTGTTTGATGCTACTGAATTACAACCTTTTTGCACTTGtgaaattattattcaattatatTTTATACTGAAACAATGTTTTAACAATTCCTAAAAGTTGCATGTTCAAATGTGAATGCATCGCATTTTTTATTGTTGTAGCGATTTAAGATATCTTCACCTCTGTTCTGTTTATCTTCTCTCTTCATCATCAGTTCCTCATCATCCTCAGCAGTGGGGAGGAAGGACACGGCCTGACACAGGCTCAGACAGCACTCGCCGCTGGTGCCGTGCTTCACTTTAGTTGCATTCTAGGACAGAACAGGAAAGAGCCTGAGAGTGAGCAAAAACCTTTCCTTATTAATGAAAAGCATACCAAGTAATTGCCATACCAGTaggtaaattattataataataaaaaaaatatttagaaaaacattacaatatcaattacagttcaagtcaaaagtttacataccttgcagaatctgcaaaatgttaattattttaccaaaataagcgggatcatacataatgcatgatattttttatttagtactgacctgaataagatatttcacatcctTCTTTGGTTTTTAGAaacctttccatcaatgactgtatgattttgagatcgatCTTTTCAcgttgaggacaactgagggactcatatttaactattacagaatgtttaaATGCTGACTGATGCTTCAGGAAGAAACACGATGTattaagagctgaggggtgaaaactttttgaatttgaagatcatggtaaatttaacttattttgtcttctggaaaacatgcaagtatgttctgtcgcttctgaagggcagtactaaatggaaaaaacatgatttttaaaatttaaaataagaaaaatgtacacatctttattctgctcaaaagtttacacccctggcctAATCataatgtttccttctgaagcatcagtgagcgtttgaaccttctgtaatagttgcatatgagtccctcagttgtcctcagtttgaaaagatggatctcaaaatcatacagtcattgttggaaagggtttaaatacacaaaaatgctgaaaaaccaaagaatttgtgggacctgaaagatttttctgaaaaacagcaggcagtttaactgtttaggataaacaagggactcatgaacaactatcatgaaacaaaaaacacagctgaagatcattcaggtaacaacacagtattaagaatcaagtgtatgtaaacttttgaacagggtcatttttataaattcaactattattttctcttgtggactatatgtaaacaacttttatgtgcttttataacttcttcaggtcagtactaaataaaacataacatgcattttgttacaataattaacattttgcagattctgcaaggtgtatgaagacttttgacctcaactgtatatcagaTATTTTAGTTTGATATTTGTTGCTCACAATAGCAGTGTTACATTTTAAAAGTGTTGTTACACAACAGCAAACACCTCACCTGCCCAGGATCACTTTGACCTTCAGCATTGCTGTGGGAGTAGCGCTGACCATCTGGACATGAGGGGCTTACAGAGCTGGTGATGGGACAAGGATCTTGCAAGAACTCAGACACAACATGAAGGATCCGTGGAACTTCTTCTGGTACAGCCATGCCCTCTGCTTCCAAGATCTGAAAATTAATCAATGAGTGTATCagtgaaacattaattcatgtttttaaGCAGAACATGATCTCTGTATGGATGGTTTGGTACTGATTCACTCAAAATGATTCTATAAGGTATGATTCTGTTTCCAGTAAAGTGTTTAGCAGTATGTGATTTGTTCATCAAACCAGCTTTCTGATAAGCTCACCTTCTTAATCTGATTTTTTGCAGGGGCAAAATCAGGATGCTGCTTCAGGCAACGATAAAACTGAATGAGGGCATCAGTCTGTCTGCCCATTTCAAGAAGCACATTCCCTTTACGAAAGAAACCCTACAAAACACAGAAATACACCAAAATTTATCACAGGTAACCCTCTTTAAATTACTAAATCTAATATGTCATAAAAACAATGGTACAATCCTACTGTTCTCAGCAGTGCTTTTTCAAGCAAATATGTACCGTTCAAAATATGTGGTcagtaatatataaaatatgagtctcttatgctcaccaaggctttatttgatcaaaaatactgtaaaaaaatagtaatattattacaattcaaaataactgttttctattttaatacattttaaaatataatttattcctgttatggtaaagctgaatttccagcagctattaattactctagtcttcagtgtgtcacatgattctttagaaatcatctAATATAgtaattataactttttaaaatagaattgtttcaggattctttgataaacagaaggTTCataacaacagcatttatttgaaattgaaagaTTCTGTAACATTactgtcttcactgtcacttttgatctatttaatgcCTCCGTGctgaataaatttaaaaataaacaaataaaacttgAACAGTATTTCATCCCACATCATGCTCTGGCCATACTAACAGATCTGGCATAACTACAAAACTGTCATTCATTTCCGTAATACCATGCCATGAGAAAGCAGACATTTTAGAGGTCTGACTTTAGTATGCATAGCTAACAGGAAATAAGCTAAcaggaaataaaacaaaaaacagtggATGTAGACAGTCAGTAAAGATGGCCCTCACCTCAGTCCAGTTGGGTCGCACACAGCACAGGTCATCCAGGTCACGGAGGGCATCAGAAAAGCGACGGAGGCCCATGCAGGCCTCAGCTCGCCACACTTTAAGACTCACATCTTCAGGGGCTGTAGATACATGAAAAGATGGACAGTGTGGCTCTCAGTCTTACTTTGAGTATTTTAAAGGTGCATAAACAAAAAGGGTATTCTAAATACAAATTGGTTTCCCAAAGTAAAAAATCCattaattttctccatataggaaTTGATTTTTAATCATAACTTCACTTCAGAGCTCTGAATTCTATTCTTTTGCTGAAGCCATCTGTTCACATTATTTCAAATTTTTTGATAGCATAGAGAATGGTTCTTtgatggcatcactgtgaaaaccccaacctttatttttaagaatgtggcATAATGCTTTAAACAagacttttttaaattaagaaatgaatgctttttaaagaagtctcttctgctccccaccaagcttgcatttatttgatccaaatacagcaaaaacagtaaaatttttagaataacgttttctttttgaatatatttcaaaatgtaatttattcctttaatttcaaggctgaattttagcgtcattactccagttacatgatccttcagaaatcattctaatattctgatttgctgctcaaaaaacatgtattattgttttcagtttctttgataaatagaaagttcagaagaacagcatttgtcagaaatagaaatcttttgttaaaaataaataaataaataaataaataaaaaatactgatactgagtctaagcttttgaatggtagtgtataacattacaaaagcttttttatttcagataaatgctaatctttgaatctttctattcatcaaagaatcctaaaaaatgtactcaactgtttaaatattaataataatattaaaatgtttcttgaacagcaaatcagcatattagaatgattttagatgacatgaaggatcatgtgacattgaagactggagtaatgatgctgaaaacttaggaataaattacatttaaaaaaatattcaaatagaaagtagttcttttaaatagtttttgctgtattttggatcaaataaatgcaggcttggtgagcagaagagaattctttaaacattaaaaatcttttgactattagaaaaaaaagaaataaaatgtatatatttcacATGCTACAAAATAAACCAAGGAAGAGATAGATGAGGGTGCATTAATCAAAGACAATGACTGGAAATccaacacttgaaatattgtataAAGATGAGGGGAAAATGCATGCTGCGTTAACATCACTTATTTATGTGCACTCTGACAGATGAAATAACCGGGTTGTTACCACTACAAAACCAGATTATGTCATAGGATCCTTGGTTATACAACAGGGAAAGTATATGTAGGGCATAACACTGAGTGTACAGGAAACTGCCTCTAATTGGATTCAAAGAGTTGACAGACATCTCGGTTTTGCCTTGAAGGGTTTATGTTACCAGACAGATAATTGCGGTCATTCAGTGGCTGTAAAATGATACGTAATTCCACTTGCCCTTAACTGTTGCTGTTAAGAGTAATGAGAGAAGAACCTTACAGTATTATAAAACTGCACTAGCTCATACGGTCACGGGATACATTAATTGCACCCAGTTCTCCACAACTACATTGATGCATCTTGCAATATGTTCTATAATGTCTCTTTTGCGTAGATTGTATACCTAGGGGGACTTGTTATTTCAGCAATGTGCCCTAGAGGTGCTTTTGTAGCTTTATTTACCCTTGGCTTCTGTCTGTTAGTGACATCAGCCACTCACAACATGTTTTAACCCACTTTCTCCACTGCTCATTAACCCTTTAGGAGACCTGAGATTATGAAATCACTGTTGTTTTCAACATCCACGGCTCTCTGCTCACTAGTGTGTGTGAGTAGGTGGATCACAAAGACAATATCTAACAGGCTTCAACTAACCCACACTGTGTTAAAATGCTGCAATCTAGGGCATATATTTCTAGAAACAACAGATTTCAAACTCCTGCGGCATATGGCTTTCTTTATCTCTGCCTACCTGTGTTTATAGGCTGTTAAAGATTGATCTGATTCAAAACATGCATCTAGTATACATTACAtcatctctctgatgcattttcCACAGTGATGATATGAACTGACATGGTTCATATACTATATTTAAGTTACATTTGTAACTCAAATCATCATACTCCTAGAGTTTTTCATTATATTAAATGCATTCCTTTTTCATTCACGAGTGTGAGGTTCACAAACTCGTTGGCCTACTTTGGCAGAATGAAGTGTGCTGTCATGAATGTCCTATTAAAGGCAAGCACCAATTATTATTATGGGTTATAAATATCCTTTACAGGAAGAACAAGAAAGGTTACAGTTTGCTT harbors:
- the lonrf4 gene encoding LON peptidase N-terminal domain and RING finger protein 1; protein product: MDLLECPICLFLMCEPMTMSCGHSFCRRCMGAFLPSRCPTCKERLKQRDAKNIKNNVLLFSVIEKCCPEETKMKCHIQEKLKTSEFTEALRIADEGIEMAPEDVSLKVWRAEACMGLRRFSDALRDLDDLCCVRPNWTEGFFRKGNVLLEMGRQTDALIQFYRCLKQHPDFAPAKNQIKKILEAEGMAVPEEVPRILHVVSEFLQDPCPITSSVSPSCPDGQRYSHSNAEGQSDPGQNATKVKHGTSGECCLSLCQAVSFLPTAEDDEELMMKREDKQNRAVCSVGRESCLSVLTVTDFECPLCIRLFYEPVTTPCGHTFCKNCIERSLDHNLRCPLCKQPLQEYFKNRKYNPTVLLQEIMSRLFPQQLAERKQVHEAEMAELSNLTKDIPIFVCTVAYPGIPCPLHIFEPRYRLMMRRCMETGTKKFGMCSYEHGKGFADYGCMLDILDLELLPDGRSYVDTVGGSRFRVLRRGQRDGYHTADIEYLEDHKVEGAELELLQHLHDSVYQQAREWYHRLNSRIQEQISRQYGIMPEKEDDIQASANGPAWCWWLLSVLQLDPAYQTTVLSLTSLKDRLGHLRIVLEYFSQS